The Altererythrobacter sp. Root672 genome includes a window with the following:
- a CDS encoding NYN domain-containing protein yields MKRVIVYIDGFNLYHAINDLRKPHLKWLCLRALSESLLRKDEALKAVKYFSAYATWMPDRFARHRSYTDALISRGVILHMGQFKEKPRKCLSCGARWMGHEEKETDVQIAVHMVADALRDEVDRLIVISADTDLSPAIKMIAVHAPKCEVFVATPPGRFGQCRSLGPKLELTAGRLGRCLLPETVQTGPKKSVTRPLQYAPPK; encoded by the coding sequence ATGAAACGTGTCATCGTCTATATCGACGGCTTCAACCTGTATCACGCCATCAACGACCTGAGGAAACCACACCTCAAGTGGCTTTGCCTTCGCGCACTGTCGGAATCTCTACTTCGCAAGGACGAAGCGCTTAAGGCAGTGAAGTACTTCTCTGCGTACGCGACCTGGATGCCAGACCGATTTGCCCGCCATAGATCTTATACTGACGCCCTCATTTCCCGCGGTGTCATCCTTCACATGGGGCAGTTCAAGGAAAAACCGCGAAAGTGCCTGTCATGTGGAGCCCGTTGGATGGGGCACGAGGAGAAGGAAACCGACGTACAGATAGCGGTTCATATGGTGGCTGACGCGCTCAGAGACGAAGTAGATCGGTTGATCGTCATCAGTGCCGACACGGACTTGTCGCCGGCCATTAAAATGATCGCTGTGCACGCTCCGAAGTGTGAAGTCTTTGTGGCCACTCCTCCGGGGAGGTTTGGGCAATGCAGGTCACTTGGCCCCAAGCTCGAGCTTACGGCTGGAAGGCTAGGCCGGTGCCTGTTGCCAGAAACGGTGCAAACTGGCCCCAAAAAGTCCGTTACTCGCCCTCTACAGTATGCGCCTCCTAAATAG
- a CDS encoding bifunctional sugar phosphate isomerase/epimerase/4-hydroxyphenylpyruvate dioxygenase family protein yields MLTSIATVSLSGTLEEKLQAVARAGFEGVEIFENDLLAFPGSAAEVGQIIRDLGMRCTLFQPFRDFEGLPEELRARIFDRVEKKFEIMQQLGTDLLLVCSSVSLASTSDRGRIVDDFGELGERAAAHGIRVGYEALAWGRHVWDHRQAWEIVKAVDHPAIGLILDSFHSLVRRIPMASLREIDPAKIFIVQIADAPWLNMEYLPWSRHFRNLPGQGDIPVKDFVTTLVEAGYRGPLSLEIFNDYFRSIPSWMVALDGIRSLRLTIDEASRAAGVDLPAALPPRVECHGVVFVEFAIGDNEAKPFAELLRSLGFALAGRHKSKAVERWQQGQVNIVVNSDPEGFAHSHYLVHGPSACAIALRINDVTAAVTRAEALSINSFEGRIGRGEMPVRAIRDVSGSLIYLVDESQEADMWRRDFEPVAAPEDQDTGLLEIDHLAYAMRDQELLSWLLHSFAFFDVEKKPVVEIFDPLGLVHSQPIESADRRLRLLLNGSVSDNTLTSRLHRRYWGAGLQYVSLRSSDIFHTAERLEELGLERLKIPSNYYEDIETRFGLAAKFVSKLARWDILYDQDGEGEYLQLNSRAFEKRFFFEIVERRGGYDQYGAANEVIKLTTQSRFKTDQENAL; encoded by the coding sequence GTGCTGACCTCGATCGCTACCGTTTCGCTGAGCGGGACTCTCGAGGAAAAGCTGCAGGCGGTGGCTCGCGCGGGTTTCGAGGGCGTCGAGATATTCGAGAATGATCTGCTCGCCTTTCCGGGATCGGCTGCCGAAGTGGGGCAGATCATCCGCGATCTCGGCATGCGATGCACTTTGTTCCAGCCGTTCAGAGACTTCGAAGGGCTCCCGGAGGAATTGCGGGCTCGCATCTTCGATCGCGTCGAAAAGAAGTTCGAGATCATGCAGCAGCTCGGGACCGATCTGCTGCTGGTGTGTTCAAGCGTATCTTTGGCCTCGACGTCCGATCGGGGCCGGATCGTCGACGATTTTGGCGAGCTCGGGGAACGCGCCGCCGCGCATGGAATACGCGTTGGTTACGAGGCATTGGCCTGGGGCCGACATGTCTGGGACCATCGGCAGGCGTGGGAGATCGTCAAAGCCGTCGATCACCCGGCGATCGGGTTGATCCTCGACAGCTTCCACTCGCTAGTGCGCCGGATCCCGATGGCGTCGCTTCGCGAAATCGATCCGGCGAAGATATTCATTGTCCAGATTGCCGACGCCCCGTGGCTCAACATGGAATATCTGCCGTGGAGCCGGCACTTCCGCAACCTGCCTGGCCAGGGGGACATCCCGGTCAAGGATTTCGTCACTACGCTCGTCGAAGCCGGCTATCGCGGGCCACTCTCGCTCGAGATTTTCAACGACTACTTTCGATCAATTCCGTCGTGGATGGTCGCGCTTGATGGCATTCGCTCCCTGCGATTGACGATCGATGAAGCGAGCCGTGCTGCCGGCGTGGATCTCCCCGCTGCGCTCCCGCCGCGCGTTGAGTGCCACGGCGTGGTGTTCGTCGAATTTGCCATAGGCGACAACGAGGCCAAACCATTTGCCGAACTGCTTCGCTCACTCGGCTTCGCACTCGCCGGCCGACACAAATCCAAAGCGGTCGAGCGATGGCAGCAGGGTCAGGTGAACATCGTCGTGAACAGCGACCCGGAAGGCTTCGCGCACTCTCACTATCTGGTGCACGGGCCATCGGCCTGTGCGATTGCTCTGCGTATCAATGATGTAACTGCCGCAGTCACGCGCGCCGAGGCGTTGTCGATCAACAGCTTCGAAGGGCGCATCGGGCGCGGGGAGATGCCAGTCCGCGCCATTCGCGACGTCAGTGGCAGCCTGATCTATCTGGTCGACGAAAGCCAGGAAGCGGACATGTGGCGGCGGGATTTCGAACCCGTCGCGGCCCCTGAAGATCAGGACACCGGCCTGCTTGAAATCGATCACCTGGCCTATGCCATGCGCGACCAAGAGCTGCTTTCCTGGCTCTTGCACAGTTTCGCCTTCTTCGATGTCGAGAAGAAGCCAGTGGTTGAGATCTTCGATCCCCTTGGCCTCGTTCACTCGCAACCGATCGAGAGCGCCGATCGCAGGCTGCGATTGCTGCTCAACGGATCGGTCTCCGACAATACCCTCACTTCTCGACTGCATCGGCGATACTGGGGGGCCGGACTTCAATACGTCAGCCTGCGCTCGTCCGACATCTTTCATACCGCAGAGCGGCTGGAAGAGCTGGGCCTCGAAAGGCTCAAGATTCCGAGCAATTACTACGAGGACATTGAAACCCGTTTCGGGCTCGCGGCAAAATTTGTGAGCAAGCTCGCGCGCTGGGACATCCTGTATGACCAGGACGGGGAGGGCGAATACCTCCAACTCAATTCGCGGGCTTTCGAGAAGCGCTTCTTCTTCGAGATCGTCGAGCGGCGCGGCGGCTACGACCAGTACGGTGCCGCCAACGAAGTGATCAAGCTCACCACGCAATCCCGCTTCAAAACCGACCAGGAAAACGCGCTCTAG
- a CDS encoding AAA family ATPase, producing the protein MNAADTFSPLMRDVATALFGKPDTTLSNGSVLRWGSRGSFKVDLEGGVWHDKEKNEGGGVIDLIKRERRCEKPGAIEWLVEQGFIDPPAARERTFYDYTDERGTILFRVERCGSGANQRFLQHGPDGQGGFACRSGCMNGVRRILYRLDKLAVAPPKTLVFFTEGEKDCDRLLSLGLVATTNPGGAAKFNGLDACISQHLSGRRVIVLQDNDEAGANHVAGGIQAIRPHARAVAGLKLQGLSPKGDVSDWLNAGGSVVELVRLAEAALSEPQPDEPKPAFMRGISASDLMAKHFEPVNFVVPGLLAEGATLFAGKPKIGKSWMAYDFALAIASGRPVFGSIPVTQGDVLYLALEDSERRLKSRLLKKGIRQAPDRLTLATEWPGLDEGCIAELEAWADAVKRPSLVIVDVLKMVRGVTRGTESLYDADYRALTGLATFARNRGIAVMIVHHVRKMEADDPLESISGTNGLTGAADCVMVLKRESGTGHCTLYVRGRDVEESEKAVRFKPDNGTWELLGDANEVGRTNERQLILDALRKHDKPLSVRDISDLVGKNYDAIRKTLVRMWDAGEVLKEGRGLYACPMCPDVRNTSEPDNRTDRTGGMSQEEDDGWIGESPAETAARTGRSGR; encoded by the coding sequence ATGAACGCGGCTGACACCTTTTCCCCGCTCATGCGGGACGTCGCGACAGCGCTATTTGGCAAGCCCGACACGACGCTCAGCAACGGTTCGGTCCTGCGATGGGGCAGCCGTGGGAGCTTCAAGGTCGATCTCGAAGGAGGCGTCTGGCACGACAAGGAAAAGAACGAGGGCGGCGGCGTCATTGATTTAATCAAGCGGGAGCGCCGCTGCGAAAAGCCCGGCGCGATCGAATGGCTTGTCGAACAAGGATTCATAGATCCGCCCGCGGCTCGCGAGAGGACCTTCTACGACTACACCGACGAGCGCGGGACTATCCTGTTCCGGGTAGAACGATGCGGGTCAGGCGCCAACCAGCGCTTCCTGCAGCATGGGCCGGACGGGCAAGGTGGTTTCGCCTGTCGCAGCGGTTGCATGAACGGTGTGCGCCGCATCTTGTACCGCTTGGACAAGCTCGCCGTTGCCCCGCCGAAGACGCTCGTATTCTTCACGGAAGGCGAAAAGGACTGCGACAGGCTCCTATCGCTTGGCCTGGTCGCCACAACCAATCCGGGCGGTGCTGCCAAGTTCAACGGTCTCGATGCTTGTATCTCGCAGCACCTCTCCGGCCGGCGTGTCATAGTCCTGCAGGACAACGACGAAGCCGGTGCGAACCATGTCGCCGGGGGCATTCAGGCGATCCGTCCTCACGCCAGGGCTGTGGCCGGCCTCAAGCTTCAAGGGCTCTCGCCCAAGGGCGACGTATCAGATTGGCTGAACGCGGGTGGCAGCGTTGTCGAGCTCGTGAGGCTGGCGGAGGCTGCACTGTCCGAGCCTCAACCGGATGAACCAAAGCCCGCGTTCATGCGCGGAATCAGCGCATCCGACCTCATGGCCAAGCACTTCGAGCCCGTGAACTTCGTGGTTCCCGGCCTACTCGCGGAAGGGGCCACCCTGTTCGCCGGCAAGCCCAAGATCGGCAAGAGCTGGATGGCGTATGACTTCGCCCTGGCCATAGCCAGTGGCCGGCCTGTGTTTGGATCCATTCCCGTTACCCAAGGTGACGTGCTCTATCTGGCCCTGGAGGACAGCGAGCGCCGACTGAAAAGCCGCCTGCTCAAGAAGGGTATTCGCCAAGCGCCCGACCGCCTGACCCTCGCGACCGAATGGCCAGGGCTGGACGAAGGCTGCATCGCGGAACTCGAGGCCTGGGCCGACGCGGTTAAGCGCCCCAGCCTGGTTATCGTCGACGTCCTGAAGATGGTGCGCGGCGTCACGCGTGGGACCGAGAGCCTCTACGATGCCGACTATCGGGCCCTGACCGGTCTCGCGACCTTCGCCCGCAACCGCGGCATTGCGGTGATGATCGTGCACCACGTCCGCAAGATGGAGGCCGACGATCCGCTCGAAAGCATCAGCGGCACAAACGGACTGACCGGTGCGGCGGATTGCGTGATGGTCCTGAAAAGGGAGTCCGGTACCGGACACTGCACGCTCTATGTCCGGGGTCGCGACGTTGAGGAGTCCGAGAAAGCTGTCCGGTTCAAACCGGACAATGGGACATGGGAACTGCTTGGCGACGCGAATGAAGTCGGCCGCACGAACGAGCGGCAGCTTATCCTCGATGCACTACGCAAACACGACAAACCATTGTCTGTGCGTGATATTTCCGACCTGGTTGGCAAGAATTACGACGCCATTCGCAAGACGCTCGTGCGCATGTGGGACGCCGGCGAAGTCCTCAAAGAGGGGCGTGGCCTATATGCCTGTCCTATGTGTCCGGATGTCCGAAACACATCAGAACCGGACAACCGGACAGACCGGACAGGGGGTATGAGTCAGGAAGAAGATGACGGCTGGATCGGTGAGAGCCCTGCCGAGACAGCAGCACGCACCGGGAGGTCAGGAAGATGA
- a CDS encoding Nif3-like dinuclear metal center hexameric protein — translation MLSLTRRSAVAGLATALALPSSMALGQSTRPTAREVFRQIRLASGQPWDPNPTDDRIIYGDRNAEITGIATCFFASLDVLRQAKAAGLNYIIPHEASFYERYDDFAESVLPETDPVLTAKKRFLDENGMVIQRMHGHAHSRPGDAIMTGLLERLDWTRYRDTERPGVLVTLPSASALEVGRHIKQACGRRTLRMFGNPDQVISKISITAGMPGENVQIAQFGVEGVDAVLLGEVREPEVLGYAQDLASSKPVVVFLAGHTAEDFGMRNIAEWLGGVFPGMPCQWFATTDPYTNPD, via the coding sequence ATGCTCTCACTCACCCGGCGCAGCGCAGTGGCCGGCCTTGCAACTGCGCTGGCTCTGCCCTCATCCATGGCGCTTGGGCAATCCACGCGCCCCACGGCTCGCGAGGTGTTCCGACAAATAAGGCTCGCGTCCGGACAGCCTTGGGATCCCAACCCGACCGATGATCGGATCATCTACGGTGACCGGAACGCCGAGATAACCGGGATCGCGACCTGTTTTTTCGCCTCTCTTGATGTCTTGCGCCAGGCCAAAGCGGCGGGCCTCAACTACATCATCCCTCACGAGGCCAGCTTCTACGAGCGGTACGACGACTTTGCCGAAAGCGTGCTCCCGGAAACGGACCCCGTCCTGACCGCCAAGAAGCGTTTTCTCGACGAAAACGGGATGGTGATCCAACGAATGCACGGCCACGCCCATTCGCGACCAGGCGATGCGATCATGACCGGCTTGCTGGAGCGCCTCGACTGGACTCGATATCGCGACACTGAAAGGCCAGGCGTGCTCGTGACGCTGCCCAGCGCATCCGCTCTCGAGGTGGGGCGCCATATCAAGCAGGCCTGCGGCAGGCGCACCTTACGCATGTTCGGAAACCCGGATCAGGTCATCTCCAAGATCAGCATTACTGCGGGAATGCCGGGTGAAAATGTGCAGATCGCCCAATTTGGGGTCGAAGGGGTTGATGCGGTCCTGCTCGGCGAAGTGCGCGAACCAGAAGTCCTTGGCTACGCTCAGGACTTAGCCTCCTCAAAGCCGGTAGTCGTGTTCCTTGCCGGCCATACGGCGGAGGACTTCGGGATGAGGAATATCGCAGAGTGGCTCGGCGGCGTCTTTCCAGGGATGCCCTGCCAGTGGTTCGCCACCACCGACCCGTACACCAATCCCGACTGA
- a CDS encoding TetR/AcrR family transcriptional regulator: MAASISTRRVPDDSPVPRRIGRRRDVDRAADAEETRENILKVATREFAEKGLSGARIDEIAEQTSTSKRMIYYYFSSKEGLYRAVISREYGRIRDAEAELRLDEMPALEALAQLIGKTFDWHFQHPDFVRLVMNENIHFAAHLDDVEGIQERNESVIATLNSILGRGAEEGSLRTDIDPVELHMNISALCFYTVSNRYTFRKVFGRDMGAPGLAKRRRQQVIEIISNWCRTPHA; the protein is encoded by the coding sequence ATGGCCGCGAGCATCAGCACTCGACGCGTACCGGATGACAGCCCTGTACCGCGCAGGATCGGTCGCCGCCGCGATGTCGACCGGGCAGCCGATGCCGAAGAGACCCGCGAGAACATCCTGAAGGTCGCGACGCGCGAGTTCGCAGAGAAGGGCCTGAGCGGCGCGCGTATCGACGAGATCGCCGAACAGACCAGCACGTCGAAACGGATGATCTACTACTACTTCTCCAGCAAGGAGGGGCTGTATCGCGCCGTCATCAGTCGTGAATATGGGCGTATCCGCGACGCGGAGGCCGAACTGCGCCTTGACGAGATGCCCGCTCTAGAAGCCCTCGCCCAGCTCATCGGGAAGACGTTTGACTGGCACTTCCAGCATCCGGACTTCGTGCGGCTGGTCATGAACGAGAACATCCACTTCGCGGCACACCTGGACGACGTCGAAGGTATCCAGGAGCGGAATGAATCGGTGATCGCTACGCTTAACTCGATCCTTGGCAGGGGTGCTGAGGAAGGCTCGCTCCGCACGGACATCGATCCCGTCGAGCTTCATATGAACATCAGCGCCCTGTGCTTCTACACAGTGTCCAATCGCTATACCTTTCGAAAGGTCTTTGGCCGGGACATGGGAGCGCCGGGACTGGCGAAACGGCGGCGCCAGCAAGTCATCGAGATCATCTCAAACTGGTGCAGAACCCCCCACGCCTAA
- a CDS encoding helix-turn-helix transcriptional regulator — protein MTTLLRLPAVTARTGLSRSKLYELLERGEFPRPVKLGGGRLNVWPDNEIAAWIESQIEAREVA, from the coding sequence ATGACTACACTTCTCAGGTTGCCGGCAGTTACCGCCCGCACGGGCCTTAGTCGCAGCAAGCTCTACGAATTGCTGGAGCGCGGCGAATTTCCCCGGCCAGTGAAGCTTGGCGGAGGTCGGCTCAACGTCTGGCCCGATAACGAAATCGCCGCCTGGATCGAGTCTCAGATCGAAGCGCGGGAAGTAGCCTGA
- a CDS encoding Nif3-like dinuclear metal center hexameric protein, translating to MPITGHELFVKIQAALGPEARRHRGVDPPGRRDLAIAGGSYRAVGALVDGYRAGDADVPVAGVVVAARASTAVLERAVELGANIIITRSAFLGDSQDRPVAKPEPALAAKLDFIDRHGLAVLRLQDPREGPAGLAVTTAFPRALGLETPEQTANTAAGLIYRNSPYRVIDVVRRVKEILPTQTVRLVGDPSLAVSGIAVATETNRPNALAPLISRSDVDLLICGEVHETETTAYVMDAISLGQRKAMLVVGSIAMEEPAARILAQQLDSLLDVSVAYVPSNEGLREVV from the coding sequence ATGCCTATCACCGGCCACGAACTGTTCGTGAAAATACAGGCTGCCCTCGGCCCCGAAGCGCGGCGGCATCGCGGCGTTGATCCGCCCGGCCGACGCGACCTGGCCATTGCCGGCGGCTCCTATCGGGCTGTCGGGGCGTTGGTTGATGGGTACCGTGCGGGTGACGCCGACGTGCCGGTTGCGGGCGTTGTCGTGGCTGCCAGGGCGAGCACCGCGGTCCTTGAGCGAGCCGTTGAGCTTGGCGCCAACATCATCATCACCCGCAGTGCATTCCTTGGCGACAGTCAGGATCGTCCGGTTGCCAAGCCCGAACCGGCCCTTGCGGCCAAACTCGATTTTATCGACCGCCATGGCCTCGCCGTTCTCAGGCTACAGGATCCGCGAGAGGGCCCGGCTGGTCTCGCTGTGACGACTGCCTTTCCGCGCGCGCTTGGCCTCGAAACACCGGAACAAACTGCCAATACGGCCGCGGGGCTGATCTATCGAAACTCGCCCTATCGCGTGATCGACGTGGTCAGGCGCGTCAAAGAGATCTTGCCGACACAGACTGTGCGTCTGGTCGGCGACCCGTCACTCGCGGTGTCGGGCATCGCTGTCGCGACCGAAACCAATCGGCCAAACGCCCTCGCGCCTTTGATATCGCGATCTGACGTTGACCTGCTGATTTGCGGCGAAGTCCACGAAACCGAGACCACGGCCTACGTGATGGATGCGATCTCACTCGGCCAACGCAAGGCCATGTTGGTGGTGGGGTCGATCGCGATGGAGGAGCCAGCCGCCAGGATATTGGCCCAGCAACTCGATAGCCTCCTCGATGTGTCTGTCGCGTATGTGCCGTCGAACGAGGGGCTACGGGAAGTAGTCTAG
- a CDS encoding phage major capsid protein translates to MTRQVYSRDTRFDAVKTAVAFAATGGGTPQVRNWAVGRWGEAGAPLTIEKAEVPALSVGDIDSSSTDGLVDRALFTAVRERAVLLRLKGLRRTGFRIRSTTISNSTAAWVREGGAIPLLRATVDNVGLDPAKIAALSVWTKTALESSPGIEELVFNDLARAFADALDLALLDPLNDGSGVAPASLTNGAPFIAATSDFGVDLAELLDAFDGSLADAYFATTPAIAVALSSLPAGRDLGARGGDLAGIPVLTSKAAPAGQLSLIDPTGIMVAYDGDLELGTSTEGTVEMLDSSLTGDSIAVVPGTAASTIPLWQTNSASIRAIGRFAWATAKPGSVASIAGLYPTVS, encoded by the coding sequence ATGACCCGGCAAGTATATTCCCGCGATACTCGTTTCGACGCCGTCAAGACGGCCGTGGCTTTCGCCGCGACTGGCGGCGGCACCCCACAAGTTCGCAATTGGGCGGTTGGCCGCTGGGGTGAAGCCGGCGCGCCTCTGACGATCGAGAAAGCCGAAGTTCCGGCCCTCAGTGTTGGCGATATCGATTCATCCTCGACTGATGGCCTGGTCGATCGGGCGCTGTTTACCGCCGTTCGGGAACGCGCGGTGCTCCTCCGGTTGAAGGGTCTCCGCCGCACTGGCTTTCGCATTCGCTCAACCACGATTTCCAACTCGACGGCAGCATGGGTCCGTGAAGGCGGGGCTATCCCCCTGCTTCGCGCGACAGTCGATAACGTCGGTCTGGATCCGGCCAAAATCGCGGCCTTGTCTGTCTGGACGAAGACTGCGCTGGAATCCTCGCCGGGCATCGAAGAACTGGTCTTCAACGATCTGGCCCGCGCGTTCGCCGATGCGCTCGACCTGGCGCTGCTTGACCCGTTGAATGACGGTTCGGGTGTCGCACCGGCCTCTCTTACCAACGGTGCCCCTTTCATTGCCGCCACCAGCGACTTCGGCGTGGACCTGGCGGAACTGCTAGACGCATTCGACGGGAGCCTCGCCGACGCATATTTCGCCACCACACCAGCGATAGCGGTCGCGCTGTCCTCGCTACCCGCTGGCCGTGATCTGGGGGCCCGCGGCGGCGATCTGGCCGGCATCCCGGTCCTGACCTCGAAAGCGGCGCCCGCAGGTCAACTGAGCCTGATCGATCCCACCGGAATCATGGTCGCATATGACGGCGACCTTGAGCTCGGCACTTCCACCGAAGGCACGGTCGAAATGCTCGACAGCAGCCTTACCGGCGACAGCATTGCTGTGGTTCCGGGAACGGCCGCCTCCACTATCCCGCTTTGGCAAACTAACTCCGCCTCGATCCGCGCCATCGGACGATTTGCGTGGGCGACCGCCAAACCAGGCTCAGTTGCCAGCATCGCCGGCCTCTACCCGACCGTATCCTAG
- a CDS encoding tyrosine-type recombinase/integrase has product MLTDTKIAAIKAPASGQDEHPDHKVTGLRLRVGSSGKKAWIVRRRVGEKVVNKKIGNYPAMGLAAARKAAESLIGALERDGSTEAIDRTFGAVADLWFKNVAKENNSSWKLQERRLEMHVLPAWGDRKIVSIKRADVRDLLDGIEGDVLPNRVLTLVKTIFRYALSRDWIEASPIEGIAKPKSETPRDRVLDMPEIVRVWNAAALMGYPFGLYLRMLILTAQRRNEVAGMRWADVDQDAGTWTLRSEATKSDRAHLIPLSPPALAILKAAPELGPHVFTTDGETHFHGFAKAKQRLDQFIGASGDPLAPWTLHDLRRSAATHMVRLGVTETIVGRVLNHAPQGVTAQVYALHSYAPEKRSALDRWAAEVERAVEGKPAEKVVKLRG; this is encoded by the coding sequence ATGCTGACCGACACGAAGATCGCAGCCATCAAGGCGCCAGCAAGCGGCCAGGACGAGCATCCTGACCACAAGGTGACGGGGCTGCGACTTCGTGTCGGGTCCAGCGGCAAGAAGGCCTGGATCGTCCGCCGCCGAGTGGGCGAAAAGGTCGTAAACAAGAAGATCGGCAATTACCCGGCGATGGGCCTGGCAGCTGCTCGCAAGGCCGCTGAGAGCCTGATCGGCGCGCTCGAGCGAGACGGCAGCACAGAAGCGATCGACCGCACGTTTGGCGCCGTGGCCGATCTCTGGTTCAAGAACGTCGCAAAGGAAAATAACTCAAGCTGGAAACTCCAGGAGCGACGCCTGGAGATGCACGTACTGCCGGCATGGGGCGACCGAAAGATCGTCTCAATCAAGCGAGCAGACGTGCGCGATCTACTCGACGGGATTGAGGGCGATGTCCTACCCAACCGAGTGCTGACACTGGTGAAGACCATCTTCCGGTACGCCCTGTCGCGGGACTGGATTGAGGCATCGCCGATCGAGGGCATCGCCAAGCCCAAATCCGAGACCCCGCGGGACCGAGTGCTCGACATGCCTGAGATCGTCCGCGTCTGGAACGCCGCGGCGCTGATGGGCTACCCCTTCGGCCTGTACCTCCGAATGCTGATCCTCACTGCTCAGCGCCGCAATGAGGTCGCCGGCATGCGGTGGGCCGATGTCGATCAGGATGCCGGCACATGGACGCTTCGCAGCGAGGCGACCAAGAGCGATCGCGCTCACCTGATTCCGCTTTCGCCCCCTGCCCTGGCGATCCTAAAGGCCGCACCTGAACTCGGTCCACACGTGTTCACGACCGATGGAGAGACGCATTTCCACGGTTTCGCCAAAGCCAAGCAGCGGCTCGACCAGTTCATAGGCGCCTCCGGGGATCCCCTAGCACCCTGGACGCTCCACGACCTGCGGCGATCTGCGGCAACTCACATGGTTCGGCTCGGCGTTACCGAGACGATCGTCGGCAGAGTGTTAAACCACGCGCCCCAGGGGGTGACGGCGCAGGTCTATGCCCTGCACAGCTATGCTCCCGAGAAACGCAGCGCTCTCGATCGATGGGCTGCGGAGGTTGAGCGAGCGGTCGAAGGTAAGCCAGCTGAGAAAGTGGTGAAGCTACGTGGCTGA
- a CDS encoding alpha/beta hydrolase — MSKFHSLVVAALLVGSAAASAQRAEPPTLPEPALGDPMPSRVVPYPKGVLALADVEFSRIERFRPLILDVYLPADRVEAKPLIVYVHGGGWRGGHTRQSGAFADFPGVLAELASRGYVVASVEYRLSGEAPFPAALDDVRTAIRFLKANAQEYGIDTARTGIFGGSAGGQLAILEALTCGAAPSGADKANSEMSDCPQAAAGWYGIYDFPAMPQTGGQRAEFDYLGCEPGRCSREQFDAASAIMHADAKDPPILLLHGTEDRVVPVAQSERLAQKLNSVGASVEVEIIPGVGHSWVGANEAETREASLRALDHTYRFFDQHLRSKP, encoded by the coding sequence ATGAGCAAGTTCCACAGTCTTGTGGTCGCCGCACTTCTGGTCGGTTCGGCCGCAGCTTCTGCACAGAGGGCAGAGCCGCCCACACTGCCTGAGCCTGCGCTCGGAGATCCGATGCCCAGTCGCGTCGTTCCGTACCCGAAGGGTGTTCTGGCGCTGGCCGATGTGGAGTTTTCCAGGATCGAACGTTTCCGGCCGCTGATCCTGGATGTCTATCTCCCGGCTGACCGCGTCGAGGCCAAGCCGCTCATCGTCTATGTTCACGGGGGTGGATGGCGCGGTGGCCACACGCGGCAGTCGGGCGCCTTTGCCGACTTTCCAGGGGTACTCGCCGAGCTCGCTAGCCGGGGATACGTGGTTGCGTCCGTCGAATATCGCCTTTCGGGCGAAGCGCCGTTTCCGGCGGCTCTGGACGATGTGCGGACGGCGATCAGGTTTCTGAAGGCGAATGCCCAGGAGTACGGAATTGATACCGCGCGAACCGGCATCTTCGGCGGATCGGCTGGGGGCCAGCTTGCGATCTTGGAGGCATTGACCTGTGGTGCGGCCCCAAGCGGAGCGGACAAGGCAAACTCCGAAATGTCCGATTGTCCGCAAGCCGCGGCTGGCTGGTATGGCATCTATGACTTTCCGGCCATGCCGCAGACTGGCGGACAACGGGCTGAATTCGACTATCTTGGCTGCGAGCCCGGCCGTTGCTCGCGTGAGCAGTTCGATGCCGCGAGTGCGATAATGCACGCGGACGCGAAAGATCCGCCGATCCTGCTCCTACACGGCACTGAAGATCGTGTGGTCCCGGTAGCGCAGTCTGAGAGGCTGGCACAGAAACTGAACTCTGTCGGCGCGTCGGTCGAAGTCGAGATCATTCCGGGCGTAGGACATAGCTGGGTAGGGGCCAATGAGGCCGAGACCCGCGAGGCGTCGCTGCGTGCTCTTGATCACACCTATCGCTTCTTTGACCAGCATCTCCGTTCGAAGCCGTGA